ATCACAATGAGTGCGTCTGACGAACCGGAGGTCGCAAATGACATGCCGACTCGGGAATCGCGGAGCGGCCTTCTTGGAAGTGAGATTGTTGAGGGATTTCGACTTCGATGAGGCTACCAGTCTTAAGCTGATGCATTTTCCCCCAGTGCAACTAGGAGGGGTGGCGCTGAATGCGACAGTAGGTCTGTCAGTATCAACTTTCCCTAGCTTTAGGAAAGATGATTTCAGGAACATGAATTGCGAGGGCTTTCCGTATGCCGATGTTAAGTAAGCCGGCCTTGGAACGCTATCTACGAGCTCGCTTCGGCTCGACGCTGAGGCTGTTGTCCTACGGGGTCATCGGGAAAGAGAGTTCCAAAGGAGAGCAAAAACGCTATGGATACGGCACGCCGGTCAAATTGACGTTCAAAGTCGGAACCAGGATTCAGTCTGCTGTCTTGGAAACAATGAAGCCCGGCCCCTTCGGCCATGAACATATGGCGGATCGTGCCCAAGCCATACTGTGGGATTATGATTCGTACGGCCGCCTGCCGCGTCATGTGAAGGCTCTCGATGTCGGCGCATTTGACGCCAAGCAGAGACTCTTTTCTCTCGCGGACGCGCGTGAACTCTTTGTGCTGAATCAATGGACGGAGGGAACGAGTTATCATGCGGATCTTCGCCGACTGGCAAAAGGCGGGAGTCTGCAAGCGTTGGATCGACAACGCGTAGTCGCGCTGGCGCGCTATCTCGCGCATATCCACTCGAAGAGGCGGCGTGATGGAAATCTGTACAAGCGTCGGTTGCGTGAGTTGATCGGTCATGGTGAATGCATTATGGGTTTGACCGACAGCTATCCCCAACGCTGCGGTTTTATCACCGAGGATCTGTTGCGAACCGTAGAAGAAGCCTGCAATCGATGGCGATGGCGGCTCCGTGATAGGGCGAGTCGGTTGGCTCAAGTTCATGGAGATTTCCATCCGTATAATGTGTTGTTCCGGACGGGGACGGATTTTGCGGTTCTGGATCGGTCGCGAGGCGAATGGGGAGAACCGGCTGACGACGTCACTGCAATGACGATCAATTACTTGCTCAGCTCTCTCATCAGCTGGGGGAAGCTCACAGGTCCATTCGAGGTGCTGTTCCGATTATTCTGGGACACCTATGTAGAGGCCAGCCGTGATAAGGAAGTCACGGAGACGGCAGCGCCCTTCTTCGCGTTTCGCGGGTTGGTGGTGGCCAGCCCGCTTTGGTACCCCAAGCTGTCGATGGATATCCGGCGCCGTCTTTTTCGCTTCATCGAAAACGTGCTTGATTCACCGCGCTTTGAACCGACCCGAGTCAATGAGTATTGTGGAGGGTAGTCGCCATCGCGTGGGAGCCTTCATCTTTCTTCTGACAGAACGAATGTGTGGCGACGCCTTATTAGTGGTGGATGGATGATGAGGGTTGACGTCACATCAAACGCCTTCGCCATCTGGCTCACTGGCTTGCCTGCGTCTGGGAAAAGCACCATCGCCCGTGAACTCACCTCCCAACTCGAAACATTGGACTATAGGGTAGACGTCTTGGAGTCGGATGCGGTACGACACGTCCTGACTCCTCATCCGACCTATAGTCAGGCTGAAAGGGAGCTTTTCTACCGTGCCTTGGCATTTATGGGAGCGAAGTTGGTCTCCCATGGCATCGCCGTCATCTTCGATGCAACAGCCAACCGACGAACCTATCGTGATTTTGCCAGAAGCCTTATCCAGAGGTTCGTCGAGGTGGCGGTGGAATGTCCGTTGGAACTAGCGATGCAGCGAGACTACAAAGGGACCTATCTTCGAGGCCAACGGGGTGAATCGTCGACGGTTCCTGGGTTACAAGACCCCTATGAGTCGCCGTTGAGTCCAGAACTCAGGTTGGATACGACCAGAATTTCTGCGAAAGAGGCGGCCAGGAAGGTGGTTGACCTGGTCACGAAAAAGAGAATTGTTAGCCGTGAGTAGAGAGACCGACGCCCGTTTTTTCTTCGTTACGTTGTCGCGTGGAGTGTGTCGCTACGAGCGGAATCCAGGCGTGGACTTCCGTCCCGCATCCAGGACCTGTCTGGATACGGAATAGTCCGTTCGAGAGACGGACTCGCTCTTCTAAACTGGGTAGCCCCAGCCCACGGCCTGGCACTCCAGCTGGTTCTTGAGCAAATCCCTTCCCATCGTCCTGGATGCAGATGCCGATTCCAGAACAGGTGCCGAGCAATCGCACCACAATCTTGGAGGCTTCGGCGTGTTTGAGGATGTTCTGCAAAGACTCCTGCATGACGCGGTACAGACAGGTGGCGATATCGATCGGAATGACCTGCGGAACAGCTCGCAATTTGAATTGCGTCGAGAGTCCTGATCGTCGACGGAACTCATCGATGTGGTCATGGATTGCAGCCTCCAAGCCTATATGTTCGAGCTGTGGAGGATGCAGTCGGTACGCGAAGCTATGCACGTCGTCGGCAAGCTGGCCGGCTGCTTCCTGCACGGCGCGTAGGCGCGGCAGCAACGCCGTTTTGGGACGGCACATCTGTTCGAGCGAGCCCACATCGACCGCCAGGGCGGCCAGTCGCTGGGTCATATCGTCGTGGAGTTCTCGAGCAATCCGTTGTCGCTCCTGATCCTGCGCCTTGAGCAGTTTAGTGGAGAGGTCTTGCAAACGAGCGTGGTACCGTTCCAATTCACGCTGCTTCTGTCGGAGTATTTCCTCCGCCTTCTTCCGCTCCGTGATGTCTCGGACAATGGCCGAGCATCCGATGATCTGCCCCTCGATCGTCTTGACCGGAAAGATCGTCAGAGACACCGGAACGAGGGTCCCATCTTTTTTCTTTCGTTCGGTGACAAGGTCTTGAATCAGGTCCCCGTTCAACGCCTGTGCCACGGTCGCCTCGACTTCCCCGATACGGTGGGCCGGGACCAGCAGATTGATCGATTGCCCAAGAATTTCTTCAGCCGAGTACCCAAACACTCGTTCGGCTGCTGGATTCCACGCGACCAACAGGCCATCCTTGATGTTCATGATCGGATCAGTCGACGACTCGACGATAGCGGCTAGGCCACGTATCTTCGATTCCGCCCGCTCCCGTTGCCGAGCCTCTTGCTGCAAGATAGCTTGAATTCGTTCCAGCTCAAAGGTGCGATGGGCGAAGAGTTTCCCGCCCCACAGGCTTGCCCAGAGGGTGAGCAGCGCAATACACCGATCCGGGATGGAAAAGACGAAGAGGTCTCCGGACGGCGAACCGACGAAGCCGATGAGGATCAGTGCGGAGCACAGCCCGCCCATGATAAATGCAAACCGCCATCCTCGCCGCCAGAGACAGGTCAGACAGAGCGGTACATAGAGCATGTAAACGGCAAAGCCAAGCGGAGTGATCCAGTCGAGCCCAAAAATGACAATGGTCGTGAGGAGCAGTTGCAACGGAACACGAGGGGGTGGCGAAGTAGTCGTGAGATCTGCATCGTGTCCGCGCGATGCAGAGGCCAAGAACTCGTTCCGGCGGAGCGTGGTAAGGAAGCTCATGTTTCGGTTGAAACTCGGACAGACATAATCCAGCGCATCTGAGTCGTGGTCGTCCTTATCAGGAGGCAACCTCGACGCGTGTCGATAATAATGTTTCCGAACCGAATTGGCAATGGCGGATCGGGCTTCGTGAGAGACTCCCCGCTTCAGGTCATGAAAACTCGAAGGGGTTGGTCACGACCGAATGTATGGAGATGGTAGCTCCCGCCCAAACTACCTGCTCGCACATTCCACAACGTGGCCCAACCTACCGGATTCTTCGACGAGGTGTGTCAGACCAGGACGATGACTAACTCCCTGTCGCCGATCAGCGCATCGTATGCGGTCGGGTTCATCTCAAGGACTGGTTCACCGTGACCTCCGACCATCAACAGGGTCGTGGCAATGACGGACGCTTCGTAGTGAGTCTGTCGAACCATGAACAGAACCAGTTGAAAGCACTTGCCTTTCGAAAAGCGCAGGGCGAGCAGCTAATGTCAACGTGCGAATGAATCACCTCATTATGTAGAATTCGGCACTAGCGGAAGGACATTTTTCACTTGACTGAGACTAAAGAGCTCTAGTACATGGTAATGCTTATAAGTTGGATTGCTTAGAGTCGAATAGCTCTATTCGTTTAGGAAAAGGAATGGGGCTTACGGGGCGAAGCTATGGCCCTTTGAAAACCAGGACCGTCGTATTGGCCGTGGTGCGCTGCGGAGAAGTAATCGGGCTCTAATGAAGAAATCAGAACTGGGTTGAGAAAAGTTGTCGACAGGGTGAGGCCAAGCGCAATCTGTCGGCCGCACCGGATTACGGAGCAACCTTATGCCGCTGAGGAGCGCCGATCAACGATCGCAGCGGCATGATCATCCTGCGGTTACGCAACCTTGAATTGATAGTCTTCAGCGCAGATCAACTCCAGCGAATCTTTCTCTTACTCTGCTACGGTGTATGTCGCCATTTCGGGGACTCATCACGGATCTCGGCGTTGTTCAGAAAGGACGTATCCAGCCATGTATCGAAGCGGTTGGTACTTTCTACTAGGGTGGCGTTGCTCATCAAGCTGAAAGAAGCAGGAATGAACACCTGCAGAATCGCATCAAATGTCCTTCACTTCCGATCGGCACGAATACAGATTCAGAGACCTCTCAAGACGAGAATTGAACCTTTGAACAATTCGGAATCGTTCCGGGTTCATACGATTCAATCATTTGCCTGGACCATAGGTCTCCTCTCAACCTTGACAGCAGTGGAAATGCCATTGGCGCAGCAATCGGAGACACCCAACACGTCTTCTGTCAGTAGTGGGGCCATTTTCGGAGCATCGGGGACAACGTTTTTATCGCAATTCGCCAATCCCGCGATCCTCGGATCTCTCTACTTGACCCCGCAATGGCCCATGACGGGATACTATCCCATCTTCCCAGGAAGCCTGTCCCAGGCCCTCCCCAGTGATGGGGTGCGAGTGGGACCGCTTCGATTGCACCCCCACATGGGGGTCGCCCAGATGTACACCGATAATGTATTCAGGACCAACAGCAATAGAACCAGCGACTTTCTGACCACGTTGTCACCGGGTATCCAGGCCCGACTGCCGTTCGGAGGATTGCACTCCCTCCTCATCGATTATCGGACCAATCTTCAATACTATTCACGCACGTCGTCGAATGATGTGCAGGATCAGACTGCCGTCGGAGCGGTCAAGTTCGACTTCCCCGGCGGCCTCAAAATCGATCTTCAAGGCGAGCACAGGCTCGGACATGATCCCAGAGGGTCTGCCGTGGACAATGTGAATATACAACGTCTCGGAGTGAACAAATGGACCGCCGATGGTTTTTCGGGTCATGCCGAATATGTTGGGGCGCAGTCCAGCGTGGGACTGCATGTGCAGACGTTTCGCTGGCAGTACCTCAATAACAACCAGGGCCCTATTCGAGATCGACTGATGAATAGAGCCGACTTGATGTTCTCCCGTAGCGTAACGGACAAACTGTCTCTGCGGGCTATCGTTGGCGCCCAGCAATCGCTGTATGACCAGAACAAGAATCTGGACAATGTCATCTATACCTTCAGTGGAGGAGGGACATGGAATGTCAGTGAGGTGACGTCCGGAGAAATTCTAGTCGGGTATCAGTATGTGCAATTTACTCGTGCACAGGTCGATCAACCTCCTCCGCTGAACCAGTTTTTCAGAGACAAAGATACGTACTCGAACCTCTATGCCATGGGACGGCTTCATTGGCAGGCGACCCCGCTGTTAAAGATCACGTTACAATTGTTCAGGTCGGTCCAACAGACCGTTGCGAGCGGCTCGCTATTTTATACGGCGACCGGTGTCAATCTGACGGCGAAACATGAGGTGACCGAGCGCATCACGGCAACGATCAACTTCGGATACGAGCACGACAATTTTCAAGGTGTTCGAGATACAGCCAGCGGGTCTGACCGAGATGAGGACTTACGGAATGTTGCAGTCGGAGTGAATTACCAAGCGGTCAAATGGGTGGGGCTCGGCGCCCAATATATTTTTGAGGACCGACACTCGACTCTGCCTCAGTTTACCTACCAAGCAAACACCGTCATGCTGTTCGCACAAACGCTCTTTTAGTCCATCAATTGAATCCTTCTGTGCCTCACTGAATGGGGATGTGACATGACTCGCGATGACGGCAGTCGCGTACTGCAATCAGTCGACAGCGATAGCCGCGAAACGGTCCTTACTGAATATGCTGCTGCCTGTCGGCGCCGTATCTGGTTGATTGTCGCGATGATGGTTGGATGTGCAGCGGCTGCGGCAGTCTGGTCATTCATGCAGTTACCGCTGTACCAGGCAAAAGCAACCGTGGTCGTCGAGCAAGTAGGGTCGAGAGGGTTTGAATACGATCGAGACTACCGCCAGAGCGATCTTTCCCCAGAATACTTTCAGACACAGTTTGAATTGATGAAGAGCCATTATGTGTTTCAACGGACGGCGGAGCTCCTTCATATATCCGAACAGTCGGAATACCAACGCAAGCCATCGATCCTATCGTCAATGATAGGCGATCTATCGTCGATGGTGGGTGATAGGCTGCCTGCGTCTATGACGAATGTGATAGAGCCGGAAGGGAGCGCCGATAAAGACGTTCCAGGAGAAGGTGATGAGCGATTGTTGAAGCGGTTTGCTGAGGCGATTGAAATCGTGCCGATTCGAGGTGCGCGACTGGCACATGTGATCGCCACTTCTGGCGACCCGGAATTTGCTGCTCGTATCGCCAACACGCTGGCGTCGACCTACATTGAACGCACTCAGGAGTTGAACGCCCTCTCGAAGGAAAAGGCTGCTGAGTGGTATACCACGCATCTCGACGAGCTGCGCAAGAAGGCCGAGACTTCTCAACAGGCGTTGTACCAGTTTCGTGTGAAGCATGGGTTGATGGGAGGGCGTGAGCAGCAAACAGCGAGGGCCCACACGAACACAGAGCTGGACTCGGAACTTGTCAGAGCCGAAATGAAGCAGGCTGAGGCGAAATCTCGTCTGGAACAAATTGAATCGGTGTTGCGCAACCGGACCGACCCGGATGGAGTCGACACGATCGACTGGTCGAGCTTGGATGCTTCGACCGAAGTGCTGAGTTCGACGCTGATTCAAACGTTGAGGGGGCAGGAAATTAGAGTCTCAGGTCAGGTCGCCGAGTTGGAAGAAACGTATGGTCCGCTTCACCCCAAGCTCATTCACACAAAGGCAGAGATGCAGGATCTTCGTGAACGAATCGAGCAGGAGGTGCAAAAGATATTCGACTCGGTGAAACAGGAATATGATGCGGCACGTGGACGAGTACGCGTGATCAAGGCGGCGGCGAGTCGCCATCGGCAAGAGAAAATCAAGCTCGAACAGTATGAAGTCGACTATGGAATCCTCGAACGAGAGGCCGAAAGCACACAGCATCTCTACGACATTTTTCTGAAACAGACGAAAGAGGCCGACCTTTCGGCGGGATTGCGTAGTGCCAACGTCTATCTCGCTGATCCGGCAGTTCCGAACACCATTCCCGTAAAGCCAAAGAAACAGTTAAATATCGTCTTGGGACTTCTCGTCGGGCTCATGACGGGGGTTGGACTGGCTCTTTTCTTGGAAGGCCAGGACCGGACCTTGAGAGGACCCGATGATTTAGGACGGTATCTGCCGAAGGTCTCCCTCCTCGGTGTGATGCCGCTCCTGCCGAAAACCAAAACGGGAGAAGGCGTCCCCCTCCTCACAGGCCAATCCTCAGGCGCTGCGGCTGAACACGTTCGGATTATCAGGACCAGCGTCTTGCTGTCGAGACCCGATGAATTGCCGTCCTGTGTTCTGATCACCAGTGCGGGAGAAGGCGAAGGGAAGACGACGCTCTCGGTGAATCTCGCGATCGCGCTGGCCCAGCTGGAAAATACGCGTGTCGTACTGATCGATGCGGATTTGCGAAAACCAGCTAACCGATACGCTCATGGAATTCAGCGCGAAGGTATTGATACACAAGGACTCACAAGTTTTCTGGCTGGAAGAGCCACGCTGAGGGAGATTATGTATCGGACCGATCTGGACAACCTTTCGGTTATTCCTCGCGGGGAGCGTCCATCAAATCCGTCGGAACTGCTTCACTCGAAACAGTTGAGACAGCTCCTGAATCGATGTCGAGAGGAAGGGTATTATGTGATTCTGGATGCTCCCCCGGTGCTCCCCGTGACCGACTCTGTGATCCTCGCCTCGCAGGTCGATGGTGTGCTGGTGGTGGCCAGTGCGGGGCAGACCACCCGTGAAGCCTGTCGATCGGCGATCGACCAGCTGACGAGTGCAGGAGGGAAAATTCTGGGCATTGTTCTGCAAAAAGTCCCAGTCCCCATGAGTGCGTACCACTCCTATAAGGGTGAGAAGTCCGAAACGAACGGCATGCCCTGGTAAGCCGCTTCACGGCAGTCATCCTGTCAGTCCTGGAGGGGGGAAGTCTACACGCGAATAACGGAGGATGTGGCCGGCTGGCGCTCAGAACGCGTTGAATTGGACACCCCTTCCGTGGTTCGACCGTTGGTAGTGAACCATGCATGACGTACTGCAAGTAGGTCTTCAATGGTGGGATACGTGGAAGGCGCGATCTATCAATCGGCGGATCTTGAGCGCGTTGGTGACTGTCGGTACCCTCACTGTCCTGGCCAAAATTGCCTCTGCCGGAAAAGATTTGGTGGTGGCCTACCAATTTGGGGCCGGCGATGAACTCGACGCGTTTCTCATGGCGTTTCTGATTCCATCATTTGCGATCAATCTGATCAGTGGCTCGCTCAATGCGGCGCTCATTCCTACCTATATTCAGGTACGAAAACAGGAAGGAATAGTGTCGGCCACGGATCTGTATGCGAGTGTTCTGACCGGCAGTGTCGTGCTCTTATCGGTGACGTCACTCATCTTGTTTGCCATAGGCCCGTTCTTGCTTCGGATGGTGGCCATGGAATTTTCTGAAGAGAAATTTGCGCTGACGGTGTCGTTATTCAACACCTTGTTACCCTGTCTCCTTCTCATCGGACTTGCCACCACCTGGGGGGCGATACTGAATGCGCACGAGCAATTTGCTCTTGCCGCCATCGCTCCTGCCATCATGGCATGTGTGACTATTCTGACCCTTTTGGTATTCTCTCACCCTGTGAATATTCATACGCTTGCTGTTGGCGTCGTTGCCGGCACCGTATGTCACGCTGCACTCCTCGGATGGGGGGTGGGTCGAGAAGGGCTCCGGCTTCGGCCCGGATGGACCGGTGTCACGCCAGCGTTGAAAGCGGTCTGGCATCAGTATGCTCCCATGCTTGCAGGGGCTGCCTTGATCGGCGGTACAGAAGTGATCGGACAAATCATGGCTGCGTCGTTGGGATCGGGGAGTGTGTCGATTCTGTCGTACGGCAACAAGGTGCCCATGCTGTTACTCGGGGTAGGGTCTATGGCTGCGAGCACGGCGATACTGCCGTATTTTTCACAGATGGTCGCTGCACATCAGTGGGTTGAGATACGACAGACGCTGCTCACGTATGCACGACTTACCGCGGCCATCACGATTCCGCTGACGGGTGTATTGGTGACATTCTCCGAACCCCTTATTGAGGTCTTATTCCAACGTGGGGCGTTTACGGCTGTCCATACCCACCAGGCGGCATGGGTTCAATCCCTCGCGCTCTTGCAGCTCGTTCCATTCGCCTTGGGTATTCTTGCCGTGCGGTTGCTCTCGTCTCTCAAGGCCAACCACATCTTGATGTGGAGTTCGGCCATCAGCCTGGTCCTCTCGATTGTTTTAAACTACGTCTTTATGCAACTCCTCGGTGTCGCCGGGATTGCGCTGGCGACGAGTCTGATGTACCTCGTCTCGATGTGTTTTCTCTATATCATGGTGTTTCGACAACTCCGGTTGGAGAGTGCCGGGGTTTCCCCCTACCGTGCCTCCTAAAGTCTGCAACCTCGATGCGCATCACACTGGTCATTTCGACATTCACGGCTGGAGGAGCGGAGCGGGTGATGACCCTTATGGCCAACTATTGGGCGGAGAGGGGAGATGACGTGACCGTCATCACCATCAGCGCGCAATCTAACGATTGGTATCAGCTTCATCCTCGTGTCACACGGGTGGGGTTAGACGTCTTATCTCACTCGGCACATCTTGGCCAAGCAATACGTGATAACGTTCGGCGAATCGTACGGCTGCGCCGGGCATTACGTCGGACACACCCTCACGTGATCGTCAGTTTTCTCGGTACAACCAATGTGCTTACGCTCATCGCGAGTTTTGGCCTTGGCACTCCCGTTGTCGTCTCCGAGCGCAATGATCCCCGTGAATATAGTATCGGCTTGGCGTGGAGTCTCATGCGGTCCGCAATCTATCGGCATGCTGATGCGGTCGTGGTGCAATCATACGCGATACGCGATTGGGTCTTGAAGCTCCCGGGAATAAAGGCCACCTACGTTATTCCAAACCCGATTCGTCCAAGAGGCATTGAATCCGAGCAAACTTCGAGACCCCACACTTCCACTCATGCCATCGTCGCCATGGGGCGGTTGGTTGAGCAAAAGGGATTCGATCTCCTGGTTGAGGCGTTTAGCCGATGTGCCACGAAGCATGCTGATTGGTCGTTGGTGATTCTCGGTGAAGGTCCACAGCGTTCCAGGTTGGAGTCCGTGGCCTCTGATTTGGGGATTGGAGACCGGGTCCATTTAATTGGGCAGGTTCGGGAGCCTGACACCATTCTGAAAGGAGCCGACCTCTTCGTCTTATCGTCTCGGTATGAAGGGTTTCCAAATGCATTGGTCGAGGCGATGGCCTGTGAGCTTCCGGTCGTAAGCACCGACTGTTCCAGCGGTGGACCGCGCGACATCATCCGCGATGGGATCGATGGCATACTGGTTCCCCCGAAGGATGTGGCGGCCTTAGCCGTTGCCATGGACCGGTTGATGGCGGACCACAAGGAACGCCAGCGGCTTGGAAAGCGAGCAGTGGAGGTCGTCGAGCGCTTCAGTATGAACAGAGTGATGAAGTTATGGGACGATCTACTGACTGGTGTCGCAAGCCCCTCTCATGTGTGAAGAAGGTTCGACGTCATGGTGACCGTTATGTGTGAGCCAAAGCGTCACATGAACATTCTTTTTCTTGTCCGTTCTCTAGACTACGGCGGAGCGGAACGGCAGCTGGTTATTTTGGCTCGTGAACTTCATCAACGCGGACATAAAGTCTCTGTTGCTGTGTTCTATCCTGGCGGCCCGCTGGAATCATATCTGAAGGACGCCTCGGTCCGGATCATTTCCCTGGAGAAGCGAGGACGATGGGATGTCGTGGGGTTTCTCGTACGACTGATCAGGACGGTGCGCTCAGAACGGCCGGACGTGTTGCACGCTTATATTGTCGACCTCATGACCGTATTCGTGCAACCGTTTCTGCGCTCGATGAAGATTGTCTGGAGCATTCGCAGTTCCAACATGGACTACAGCCGCTACGATTGGCTGTGTGGCGCGAGTTATGCCCTGAGTTGCTGGTTCTCCAAGTCTGCAGATCTGATCATTTCGAATTCGTATGCCGGCCGTCAAGACCACATCGCAGACGGCTATCCGGCCGACAGAACTGTTGTGATTTCAAACGGCATCGATATCAACCGGTTCTTCCCAAACGTGGAAGCGCGCGAGCGGATGCGGATACAGTGGGGAGTAGGAAAGGACGAAGTCGTGATTGGTCTTGTGGGCCGACTGGATCCGCAGAAAGATCACGAGACATTCCTACAAGCCGCGGTGCTATTGCGACAAGAAAAGACTCAGGTGCGTTTTGTATGTGTGGGAGACGGTCGGTCCGACTACAGAACTGCGCTCCAAGACCGTGCACAAAGGCTGGGGTTATCCGACTGCGTGATGTGGGTTGGTGGGCAATCGGAGATGCCTCATATCTACAACGCACTTGACGTACTGGTGAATTCCTCCTCGTACGGGGAGGGGTTTGCGAACGTGCTTGGTGAGGCCATGGCCTGCGGAGTCCCCTGTGTGGCGACTGATGTGGGGGATTCAGGTCTGGTGATCGGAGATACAGGGCACCTGGTACCGCCCAAGGATCCGGCTGCACTCAAAACTGCCATACTCCGAGTCTTAGCTCGCCAGCCGGTTGCAGCAGAAATTCGCCGACGCATTGTTGAGCACTTTTCGGTAGAGAATCTTGTTCATACGACTGAGCGGACGCTCTTGACACTGTGGCATCTGCCGACCAGCCAGTCCATCACGTCACAAGAGCATGCTCCTGTTGATGGCCAATGCAAAACGTTCAAAGTAATGTGATGACAAACTCTCTCTTCCGCGACGTCTTAGCGGTGAGCGCAGTTGCGATCTTCTACAGCAATCTACATGAATACCTACATAGGA
The sequence above is drawn from the Nitrospira sp. genome and encodes:
- a CDS encoding glycosyltransferase, with product MNILFLVRSLDYGGAERQLVILARELHQRGHKVSVAVFYPGGPLESYLKDASVRIISLEKRGRWDVVGFLVRLIRTVRSERPDVLHAYIVDLMTVFVQPFLRSMKIVWSIRSSNMDYSRYDWLCGASYALSCWFSKSADLIISNSYAGRQDHIADGYPADRTVVISNGIDINRFFPNVEARERMRIQWGVGKDEVVIGLVGRLDPQKDHETFLQAAVLLRQEKTQVRFVCVGDGRSDYRTALQDRAQRLGLSDCVMWVGGQSEMPHIYNALDVLVNSSSYGEGFANVLGEAMACGVPCVATDVGDSGLVIGDTGHLVPPKDPAALKTAILRVLARQPVAAEIRRRIVEHFSVENLVHTTERTLLTLWHLPTSQSITSQEHAPVDGQCKTFKVM